From Salvia splendens isolate huo1 chromosome 3, SspV2, whole genome shotgun sequence, a single genomic window includes:
- the LOC121795596 gene encoding ubiquitin C-terminal hydrolase 12-like isoform X4 has protein sequence MTMMTPQPLDDDGDEEMLVPNSDSVEGPQPLVEGPLPMEEENAGILENQVLGELQASRFSWTIENFSRLNVKKLYSDVFAVGSYKWRVLIFPKGNNVNALSMYLDAADCATLPYGWNRNAQFRLAIVNQMDNKLTMKKDSQHQFNQREVDWGFTSFMPLSELYDTNKGYLMNDTCIVEADVAVREVNDYWIYDSKKETGFVGLKNQGATCYMNSLLQTLYHIPYFRKAVYHMPTTENDNPTGSIPLALQSLFYKLQYHDTSVATKELTKSFGWDTYDSFMQHDVQELNRVLSEKLEDKMKGTVVEGTIQKLFEGNHMNYIECINVDFKSTRKESFYDLQLDVKGCKDVYASFDKYVEVERLEGDNKYHAEGHGMQDAKKGVLFIDFPPVLQLQLKRFEYDFMRDTMVKINDRYEFPLELDLDRDNGKYLSPDADRSIRNLYILHSVLVHSGGVQGGHYYAFIRPKLSDLWYKFDDERVTKEDVERALEEQYGGEEEFPQTNPGYNNTPFKFTKCSNAYMLVYIRVSDKDKIICDVDEKDIAEHLQIRLKKEQEEKEDKRRYKAQAHLYTIIKVARDEDLKEQIGKDAYFDLVDHDKVRNFRIQKQMRFNIFKEEVAKEFGIPVQFQRFWMWAKRQNHTYRPNRPLTPQDEAQAVGSFREISSKVHGAELKLFLEVEFGLDLQSIPLPEITKDDILLFFKLYDPEKEELRYAGRLLVKGTAKPIEILSKLNEMAGFAPDEEIELFEEIKFEPSVMCECLHKRASFLSSQIENGDIICFQKRPSDKWKDKIRFPDVPSYLEYVKNRQVVHVRTLERPREDAFSLELAKNHTYDDVVEKIAQQLGVEDPSKIRLTPHNCYSQQPKPNPIKYRSVDHLQDMLMHHNQISDILYYEVLDIPLPELQCIKNLKVAFHHATKDEAAVVNIRLPKQSTVGDVLNEIKKKVELSQPNAELRLLEVFCHKIYKIFPILEKIENINDQYWTLRAEEIPEEEKNLGPNDHLIHVYHFTKEVSQNQVQVQNFGDPFLLVIHEGETLADVKLRIQKKLQVQDEEFSKWNFALLSLGCPEYLEDSNVVSSRFQRIEVYGVWKQYLGLEHSVTTPKRAYTIVNQTRHTLDHQAVRISN, from the exons ATGACGATGATGACTCCGCAGCCATTGGATGATGAT GGAGATGAAGAAATGCTGGTGCCAAACTCAGATTCGGTTGAAGGTCCACAGCCTTTAGTTGAAGGACCTCTTCCAATGGAAG AGGAAAATGCTGGGATCTTGGAGAATCAGGTCCTGGGTGAACTACAAGCTTCACGTTTCTCGTGGACAATAGAGAACTTTTCTCGATTGAATGTGAAGAAGCTCTATTCAGATGTCTTTGCTGTTGGGAGTTATAAATG GCGGGTGCTTATTTTTCCTAAGGGGAACAATGTGAACGCCTTGTCAATGTATTTGGATGCAGCTGATTGTGCTACCTTACCATATGGATGGAACAGAAATGCGCAGTTTAGATTGGCTATAGTTAATCAAATGGATAACAAGTTGACAATGAAAAAAG ATTCCCAGCACCAGTTCAATCAAAGGGAGGTTGATTGGGGTTTCACATCTTTCATGCCTCTTAGTGAGCTGTATGACACCAACAAGGGTTACCTAATGAATGATACTTGTATTGTCGAAGCTGATGTTGCTGTACGTGAAGTCAATGATTATTGGATATATGACTCAAAGAAAGAAACTGGCTTTGTTGGACTTAAGAACCAGGGAGCAACTTGTTATATGAATTCTCTGCTCCAAACTTTGTACCACATTCCTTACTTCAGAAAG GCTGTATATCACATGCCAACAACTGAGAATGATAACCCTACAGGAAGCATACCTTTGGCATTACAGAGTTTATTTTATAAGCTCCAGTATCATGACACCAGCGTAGCTACTAAAGAATTGACTAAATCATTTGGATGGGACACGTATGATTCCTTTATGCAACATGATGTGCAAGAACTGAACAGAGTTTTGTCTGAAAAGCTTGAAGACAAGATGAAG GGAACTGTTGTGGAAGGAACTATACAAAAATTGTTTGAAGGAAACCATATGAATTACATAGAGTGCATCAACGTAGATTTCAAGTCTACTAGAAAAGAATCATTTTATG ACCTTCAGCTTGATGTAAAAGGTTGTAAGGATGTTTATGCTTCATTTGACAAGTATGTAGAAGTCGAACGTCTTGAGGGAGATAACAAATATCATGCAGAAGGACATGGTATGCAG GATGCAAAGAAGGGTGTCTTGTTCATTGACTTCCCTCCAGTTCTCCAGCTTCAATTAAAACGTTTTGAATATGATTTTATGAGGGATACAATGGTTAAG ATAAATGACCGATATGAATTTCCATTGGAGCTTGATCTAGATAGGGACAATGGAAAGTATTTGTCACCAGATGCAGATAGAAGCATACGAAACCTCTACATACTTCACAG TGTTTTAGTTCACAGCGGCGGGGTGCAAGGTGGACACTATTATGCTTTTATCAGACCAAAACTTTCTGACCTGTG GTATAAGTTTGATGATGAGAGGGTCACGAAAGAAGACGTGGAGAGGGCACTAGAGGAGCAGTATGGCGGTGAGGAAGAG TTTCCGCAGACAAATCCTGGCTACAACAATACTCCATTCAAATTTACAAAATGCTCGAATGCATACATGCTTGTTTATATACGAGTGAGCGACAAGGATAAGATTATATGTGATGTGGATGAGAAGGATATTGCAGAACATCTTCAG ATAAGATtgaaaaaagaacaagaagaaaaggaagacAAGAGAAGATACAAAGCACAAGCCCACCTTTACACTATTATCAAG GTTGCTCGAGATGAGGATTTAAAAGAACAGATAGGAAAGGATGCATATTTTGATCTTGTAGATCATGATAAAGTCCGTAACTTCCGTATCCAGAAGCAGATGCGTTTTAATATCTTCAAG GAAGAAGTTGCGAAAGAGTTTGGTATTCCTGTTCAATTTCAGCGCTTCTGGATGTGGGCAAAAAGGCAGAACCACACTTACCGCCCAAACCGACCATTGACaccccaggatgaagctcaagCT GTTGGATCGTTTAGGGAAATATCCAGTAAAGTGCACGGTGCAGAGTTGAAATTATTTCTGGAAGTAGAGTTTGGACTG GATTTACAATCAATTCCTCTACCAGAAATAACTAAGGATGACATACTCCTCTTCTTTAAGCTTTATGATCCCGAAAAAGAAGAGCTCCG CTACGCCGGGAGGCTTCTTGTCAAGGGCACAGCAAAGCCCATTGAAATCCTATCAAAGTTAAATGAAATGGCTGGATTTGCCCCTGATGAAGAAATTGAACTTTTTGAG gaaataaaatttgagccATCTGTAATGTGCGAATGCCTTCATAAAAGAGCTTCATTTTTGTCCAGTCAG ATCGAAAATGGGGATATTATTTGCTTCCAGAAACGACCTTCAGATAAATGGAAAGACAAAATACGTTTCCCTGATGTTCCTTCATACTTGGAGTATGTGAAAAATCGCCAG GTTGTGCATGTTCGAACCTTGGAGAGGCCCAGGGAAGATGCATTTTCCCTAGAATT AGCAAAGAATCACACATATGATGATGTCGTGGAAAAAATTGCCCAGCAACTTGGCGTGGAGGATCCATCCAAAATTAGGCTTACTCCTCACAATTGCTATTCTCAGCAACCAAAGCCAAATCCGATCAAATATAGATCAGTTGATCATCTGCAAGACATGCTTATGCACCACAACCAG ATCTCCGATATATTGTATTATGAAGTGCTGGATATTCCGCTTCCAGAGTTGCAGTGTATAAAGAATCTGAAAGTCGCCTTCCATCATGCTACAAAAGATGAG GCTGCTGTTGTCAATATTAGATTGCCAAAGCAAAGCACTGTTGGGGATGTTCTCAATGAGATCAAGAAAAAG GTAGAATTGTCTCAACCAAATGCTGAGCTTAGGTTGCTTGAAGTTTTCTGTCATAAAATTTACAAG ATTTTCCCCATCCTTGAGAAAATTGAGAACATAAATGACCAGTATTGGACTTTGCGCGCTGAGGAG ATTCCGGAAGAAGAAAAGAATCTTGGGCCCAACGATCACTTGATTCATGTTTACCATTTTACAAAGGAGGTTTCCCAGAATCAAGTG CAAGTACAGAATTTTGGGGACCCATTTTTGTTGGTTATTCATGAAGGTGAAACATTAGCAGATGTTAAACTCCGCATTCAAAAGAAATTGCAGGTCCAAGATGAAGAGTTTTCAAAG TGGAATTTTGCATTGCTGTCCTTGGGATGTCCAGAGTATCTTGAAGACTCTAATGTTGTCTCCAGTCGTTTCCAG AGAATAGAAGTTTATGGTGTTTGGAAGCAGTACCTTGGGCTAGAGCACTCTGTAACTACACCTAAAAGGGCATATACTATTGTGAATCAG ACTCGCCACACACTTGATCATCAGGCAGTTAGAATATCCAATTGA